One Heyndrickxia oleronia genomic window, GTTCGTTTTATCCACTTGAAAATAGGAATAATCACTTCCATCTTCATAATCTCTTAAACCCATAGCTATGCCATCTTTAATGAAATAGACATAATTTGGAAAGTCTCCTCTAGAAATAATGACAGAGTTTGGTTCAAACACTAGCTCTGTCCCAAACTCATCTATAAACTCGGATATTACGGAAAAGTTAAACTCTGTTTCATTCCCATACTTCTCCCACATTTTTTTTAAGTTCATCCAGATTCTCTCCTATATCTTTATACTAGCAGATCATTCTTTACAGTATTTCCTGAAAGCCTAGTTGAAGTACTTTATCCCAAATGTCCTTAATAGTACATCAAAGTAGCGTATAACTGATTATTTCAATCTGTTTATTTTATTTTTATACAGCTACGAAAATTAATTTTTAATTAACAGATATTATATCATGTGTTACTACCTTAATAGGGGAAACAAAGTAGATTGGAAAATAATTAAAAATGGACTTTGGTGGCAAAATACTAAAGCAATACTTCTCTTTTAGGAGGGGGATTTCTGTAATATGGTAAAGGAGTACATGATATTGGCAGCAATGTGGCTATTCGGAACGATTGGCTTTATTCTGTTTATACCACAAAAGGATCGGCGCAAGGGGTTATTAGCTGCGATTATGTTTCAAGCATTGATTTGGCTGTGTGATATGCCTTCTTTTACATATGGTTTATTAAGTGCGCCCGTTCGTATATTTCCTAAAGCAACTGACCTCACGCTTACAATCAATTATTTCTTTTATCCAATATTATTTGCCATTTATTATGTACATAGCAAGTCAATGAACAGTCTTTGGTTAAAA contains:
- a CDS encoding CBO0543 family protein — encoded protein: MVKEYMILAAMWLFGTIGFILFIPQKDRRKGLLAAIMFQALIWLCDMPSFTYGLLSAPVRIFPKATDLTLTINYFFYPILFAIYYVHSKSMNSLWLKITSFFVWISIITIYDYILERYTDLIKYGSLTWLGMWIYIGFLFSISLVCCNWFYKEKTPIQSYVGGTNED